The Tumebacillus amylolyticus DNA segment TGTGTTGATCACAGCCGTCGTGACGGCCGGTGCGGCGTATTATCTGCTGGATTTGCCGCTTTCGATTGCGTTCTTGCTGGCGGCGATCATCGCTTCGACCGACCCGGCGACGTTGATTCCGGTGTTCCGTCAGGTGCCGATTGATGAAAAAGTCAAACAAACGGTCGAGTCGGAGTCTGCTTTCAACGACGCGACGGGTTCGATTGTCACGTTCACCGCTTTGGGCGTTGTGACGGGCGGCCAATTTGCCGTCGGAAGCGCTCTGTGGGAATTTGTAAAAATGGCCGCCGGCGGTCTGATCATCGGACTCGTGTTCGGCTGGTTGGCGACCGTGATGATTTCGAGACGACGCGGAGGCTTTTTGCGTGACTATGCTTCGATTGTGGTCATCGTCGTGGCGCTTGGAGCGTATCTCGTCGGGGACTTGATGGGAGTCAGCGGCTTCATGGCGACGTTCACCGCAGGTCTAATGCTTGGCAATCACCAAAAGCTCGGCTGGCCGACAGATGAAGAACGGCTCGAGGGCGTCGGGCACTTTTTTGAAGGCATCACCTTGATTTTGCGGATGATGATCTTCATCTTGCTCGGGTCGCAAGTGGACTTCTCGTCGCTGGCCGATTTCTGGTGGCAAGGGCTGCTAATCGTCTTCGTGTTTATGTTCATCGCCCGACCCTTGACCGTCTTTCTCTGCGCGGGGCCGGATCGGATGGCGAAATGGACGCTCAAAGAACTGCTGTTCATGTGCTGGGTGCGCGAAACGGGCGTCATCCCGGCGGCGTTGGTCGCACTGATTGCCGGTATGGACATCCCGCACTACCGCGCGATTGCTTCGGTGACGTTCATGGCGATTCTGATCACCATCGTCTTGCAAGCGGGGACGACGGGAATTGTGGCACGCAAACTGGGTGTGGCATTGGATTTCTCTGGCGACCGTGGGAAACACTAGAGCTATCCACGGAAGACAGGGAGGGATCGAGATGAAACCTTTTAACGGTGTAACGCACAAAGACGGCGGCGAAAAAGACATGATCGCGTTCGACAATCCGGACGATGCCGATGCGCTGGAGAACATCCCCGAAGCGGCAAAAGGGTACGAAGAAACCTTGGTCGTGGTGGACAACCCTGACGATTTTGACGACGAAGGGGAACAAGTTTAACGTGTGAATTTTCTGGCGACAACCCACCCTGCTTCTGTTAGAATGGGGGCAAGGGAGGGATGTCCGCCATGACGATGTTTCAACCTGCGATTGGAACTGACGATTTGGAAGAACTCGTGAGCAAGTACCAGAAGCAACTCGATACGGAGGCTTTGCTGTATCTGGAAAGTCGGGACATCTCGGAGAAGACGATCGCGAACTTCTCGCTTGGTTATGAGGACATCATCATCGGGTTTTCCGTTGCAGAGAACAGCGGGCTCCTGCCGGGCCGGATCGTGTTTCCGATTCGCGACATGGAGGGGCGCATCCGCGATCTGATCGGGCGAACCATCGATGACCGCGAGCCCAAATACAAGGCATTGCTTGGCGATTCCATGGTGTTGTTCAATGAGCCTGTGCTCGCGGACAACTCGGAAATTGTGATTGCGGGCGGGATGTTCGATGTCTTGTCGCTGCACCAAGTGCCGATTCCGGCTGTCGCGGTGCCGGATTGCTATTCGTTTCACAAAGACCAAGCCCAACTGTTTGCAGACAAGCGCGTGTTCATCTGTTTCGGCAACGACGAGGAGGGCCGCCGGGAAGCCGAGCGTGTCTTTAACTTGTTGGAAGCGGTGGCGGAGGAAGTGTTCATCGTGACGCTGCCGGAGGGAATCAAAGACATTAACGATTTGTACGTGCGGGCGGAGAATGCCAAGGAAGTGTTCGTTTCGCTGATCAATCGGGCGATTCAGACCAAGCAAGAGTCCGGCATGCCG contains these protein-coding regions:
- a CDS encoding cation:proton antiporter, which encodes MESTTMEMVHRYIGLVLIVLVVGMFGGRLARVLRIPDVALYLLIGVLVGPILHWVELSPQSLADQLIIIVGAALILFDGGRAIQFGVLKKVWFTLSMLSIPGVLITAVVTAGAAYYLLDLPLSIAFLLAAIIASTDPATLIPVFRQVPIDEKVKQTVESESAFNDATGSIVTFTALGVVTGGQFAVGSALWEFVKMAAGGLIIGLVFGWLATVMISRRRGGFLRDYASIVVIVVALGAYLVGDLMGVSGFMATFTAGLMLGNHQKLGWPTDEERLEGVGHFFEGITLILRMMIFILLGSQVDFSSLADFWWQGLLIVFVFMFIARPLTVFLCAGPDRMAKWTLKELLFMCWVRETGVIPAALVALIAGMDIPHYRAIASVTFMAILITIVLQAGTTGIVARKLGVALDFSGDRGKH